In Pseudomonas sp. MYb327, one DNA window encodes the following:
- a CDS encoding alpha/beta fold hydrolase codes for MPFVTIDGQPLHYIDHGAGPAVLLAGSYLWDQSMWAPQIAALSQQYRVIALDLWGHGESGPLPEGTTSLDDIARQALGLLDHLDIDRVTLVGLSVGGMWGVRLALSAPQRLNGLVLMDTYVGVEPEPTRQYYFSLFKMIEETGVIAPQLLDIVVPIFFRPGIDPQSALYQDFRARLAALPTERLRESIVPTGRITFGRDDLLPRLGELNAATTLVICGDQDKPRPPSEAREMAELIGCPCVLVPEAGHISNLENPEFVTEALLEFLARRN; via the coding sequence ATGCCCTTCGTAACGATAGACGGCCAACCCCTCCACTACATCGACCATGGCGCCGGTCCGGCGGTGCTGCTGGCCGGCAGTTATCTGTGGGACCAGTCCATGTGGGCGCCGCAGATTGCCGCGTTGTCCCAGCAGTATCGGGTGATCGCACTGGACTTGTGGGGCCACGGTGAATCCGGGCCGCTGCCCGAAGGTACAACGTCGCTGGATGACATCGCACGCCAAGCCTTGGGGCTGCTCGATCATCTGGATATCGATCGCGTGACGCTGGTCGGCCTGTCGGTCGGAGGAATGTGGGGCGTGCGTCTGGCGCTGTCGGCACCGCAACGGCTCAATGGCTTGGTGTTGATGGACACCTATGTGGGTGTCGAGCCGGAACCGACTCGCCAGTATTATTTTTCGCTGTTCAAGATGATCGAAGAAACCGGTGTGATTGCACCGCAATTGCTGGACATCGTGGTGCCGATTTTCTTCCGTCCGGGTATCGATCCGCAGTCGGCGTTGTACCAGGACTTCCGCGCCAGACTCGCCGCGCTGCCGACTGAGCGGTTGCGCGAAAGCATCGTGCCGACGGGGCGGATTACTTTTGGCCGGGATGATTTGTTGCCGCGTCTGGGCGAATTGAACGCCGCGACGACGTTGGTGATCTGTGGCGATCAGGACAAGCCACGGCCGCCTTCGGAGGCACGTGAAATGGCGGAGTTGATTGGTTGTCCATGTGTGCTGGTGCCGGAGGCGGGGCATATCTCAAATCTGGAGAATCCAGAGTTCGTCACCGAGGCTTTGCTCGAGTTTCTGGCCCGAAGAAATTAG
- the dsbG gene encoding thiol:disulfide interchange protein DsbG, with translation MPRLRHLLTLTLGAALLHLPSVQAEELPEAIKKIEAKGAKIVGQFDAPDGLRGYAAQYQNRGMALYLTPDGKHVLLGNLYDADGNDLSSAPLQKLVYAPMSKEVWGKMEASNWIADGKKDAPRVVYMFSDPNCPYCNMFWEQARPWVKSGKVQLRHIMVGIIREDSPGKSAALLAAKDPQKALADHEAAGKASSLKALKEVPPAVQAKLAANMQLMEDLELQATPAIFYMDDKGELQQQQGAPSPDKLAKILGPK, from the coding sequence ATGCCCCGCCTCCGCCACCTGCTGACCCTGACCCTGGGTGCCGCCCTGCTGCACCTACCGTCGGTTCAGGCCGAAGAGCTGCCCGAGGCGATCAAGAAGATCGAAGCCAAGGGTGCAAAAATCGTCGGCCAGTTCGACGCCCCCGATGGTTTGCGCGGCTATGCGGCGCAGTACCAGAACCGCGGCATGGCGCTGTACCTGACGCCCGATGGCAAGCACGTGCTGCTGGGCAATCTATACGATGCCGACGGTAACGACCTGAGCAGCGCGCCCTTGCAGAAACTGGTGTACGCGCCAATGTCCAAGGAAGTCTGGGGCAAGATGGAAGCGAGCAACTGGATTGCCGACGGCAAGAAGGATGCGCCACGCGTCGTGTACATGTTCAGTGACCCGAATTGCCCTTACTGCAACATGTTCTGGGAACAGGCGCGGCCCTGGGTCAAGTCTGGGAAGGTGCAATTGCGGCACATCATGGTCGGTATCATTCGTGAAGACAGCCCGGGAAAATCTGCGGCACTGCTGGCTGCAAAGGACCCACAAAAAGCCCTGGCGGACCACGAAGCGGCCGGCAAAGCCAGTTCACTCAAGGCCTTGAAGGAAGTGCCACCGGCCGTTCAGGCAAAACTCGCAGCCAATATGCAGTTGATGGAAGACCTGGAGCTGCAAGCCACGCCAGCGATTTTCTATATGGATGACAAGGGTGAGTTACAGCAACAGCAAGGGGCGCCGTCGCCGGACAAGTTGGCGAAGATTCTTGGGCCGAAGTGA
- a CDS encoding TlpA disulfide reductase family protein produces the protein MLTFTLGTFAIALNHLLLISALALATFVGWRVAKRGGENPESALFSLFLIGMLAARISFVAVYWMHYRNDPWQIIDLRDGGFLAWPGVIALLLATLYRGWRRPGLRRPLGFGVASGLAFWLLATFSLTIYEQGTRLPEITLRNAAGQTVQLADYKGGPLVINLWATWCPPCRREMPVLENAQLQRPDLTFLFVNQAETMQSVSTFLETQGLSLSNVLFDGSGRLGQAVGSMALPTTLFYSPDGRLLGSHLGELSQASLARALENFDTAPVTSSRKPPCPASATC, from the coding sequence ATGCTGACCTTCACCCTCGGCACCTTTGCCATCGCGCTTAACCATCTGCTGCTGATCAGCGCATTGGCGCTGGCGACGTTCGTGGGTTGGCGGGTGGCCAAGCGCGGAGGCGAGAATCCCGAGTCGGCGTTGTTCAGCCTGTTCCTGATCGGCATGCTCGCCGCGCGAATCAGTTTCGTCGCGGTGTACTGGATGCACTATCGCAACGATCCGTGGCAGATCATCGACCTGCGCGATGGCGGTTTCCTCGCCTGGCCGGGGGTGATCGCGCTGTTGCTCGCGACGTTGTATCGGGGCTGGCGTCGTCCGGGATTGCGCCGCCCGTTGGGCTTTGGCGTGGCCAGCGGCCTGGCGTTCTGGTTGCTGGCGACCTTCTCCCTGACGATTTATGAACAAGGCACGCGCCTGCCGGAAATCACCCTGCGCAATGCCGCCGGGCAAACCGTGCAACTGGCTGATTACAAGGGCGGCCCGTTGGTGATCAATCTGTGGGCCACCTGGTGTCCGCCGTGTCGCCGGGAAATGCCGGTGCTGGAAAACGCCCAACTGCAGCGCCCGGACCTGACCTTCCTGTTCGTCAATCAGGCCGAAACCATGCAAAGCGTCAGCACCTTCCTGGAAACCCAGGGCCTGAGTCTGTCCAACGTGCTGTTCGACGGCAGCGGCCGCCTGGGCCAGGCCGTCGGCTCCATGGCCTTGCCGACTACGCTGTTCTATAGCCCCGACGGTCGCCTGCTGGGCAGCCATTTGGGTGAACTGTCGCAAGCCAGCCTGGCTCGCGCACTGGAAAACTTCGACACCGCACCCGTCACTTCTTCAAGGAAACCGCCATGCCCCGCCTCCGCCACCTGCTGA
- the dsbD gene encoding protein-disulfide reductase DsbD has product MRRLFLFFIFLISGVAQAGTNPFETKPEFLPVEKAFVFTSERLDSGETQLYWQITDGYYLYQKRLKFDGLPADQHPVLPEGEAHSDEFFGEQQVYRQGLELKIPAGASGQIKVSFQGCADAGLCYPPQTQVVDLGGKIASTTPNEAPDQALASSLQQRALGWSLLVFFGLGLLLAFTPCSLPMLPILAGLIVGSGAKPKRGFALASSYVVSMALVYAAMGVLAASLGANLQAWLQNPWLLGSFAAIFVLLALPMFGFFELQLPVAVRDRLENVSRNQRGGSLIGAGVLGALSGLLVGPCMTAPLAGALLYIAQSGNALHGGLILFAMGIGIGVPLLLLVTVGNRFMPKPGAWMNLVKGIFGFLFLATALLMLRPVLDESLWVGLSGALLLIAAYSAWKQSEGFGRIAHLFGATSLLLGLWGSLLMIGAAGGSDDPFKPLQVFRASNSAVAAEPTGHDAFTTINDPAVLQRELDVAQAQGQWVLLDYYADWCVSCKVMEKQVFGKAKVLEALSDVRLLRLDVTADNAASRELLDRYKVPGPPSLLWIGADGNERRSQRIIGEVDADTFLQRWTTTRDAR; this is encoded by the coding sequence ATGCGTCGACTGTTTTTGTTTTTTATTTTCTTGATCTCTGGGGTGGCCCAGGCGGGAACGAATCCGTTCGAAACCAAACCTGAATTTTTGCCGGTGGAAAAAGCCTTCGTTTTCACCTCCGAGCGCCTCGATTCGGGTGAAACACAGCTCTATTGGCAAATCACTGACGGTTATTACCTTTATCAAAAACGCCTGAAGTTCGATGGTTTGCCTGCCGACCAGCATCCCGTGCTGCCGGAGGGCGAAGCCCATAGCGACGAGTTTTTCGGTGAACAGCAGGTCTATCGTCAGGGCCTTGAATTGAAAATCCCGGCCGGTGCCAGCGGTCAGATCAAGGTCAGCTTCCAGGGTTGCGCCGATGCGGGATTGTGTTATCCACCGCAGACGCAGGTTGTAGATCTGGGCGGAAAAATCGCCAGTACGACGCCCAACGAAGCACCGGACCAAGCCTTGGCCAGCAGCCTGCAACAACGGGCTCTTGGCTGGAGTCTGCTAGTGTTCTTCGGCCTCGGCCTGCTGCTGGCATTTACCCCGTGCTCGTTACCCATGCTGCCGATTCTGGCCGGACTGATCGTCGGCAGTGGCGCTAAGCCCAAGCGCGGTTTTGCCCTGGCCAGCAGCTATGTGGTGAGCATGGCGCTGGTGTATGCGGCGATGGGTGTGTTGGCCGCCTCTCTCGGGGCGAACCTGCAAGCCTGGTTGCAAAATCCTTGGTTGCTCGGCAGTTTTGCGGCGATTTTCGTTTTGCTGGCGTTGCCGATGTTTGGCTTCTTCGAACTGCAACTGCCGGTGGCGGTGCGTGATCGCCTGGAAAACGTCTCGCGCAATCAGCGCGGTGGCAGCCTGATCGGCGCCGGTGTGCTGGGCGCGTTGTCCGGTTTGCTGGTCGGTCCGTGCATGACCGCGCCACTGGCCGGCGCGCTGCTCTACATTGCACAGAGCGGCAACGCATTGCACGGTGGGTTGATTCTGTTCGCCATGGGCATCGGCATCGGTGTGCCGTTGCTGTTGCTGGTGACCGTCGGCAATCGCTTCATGCCCAAGCCTGGCGCCTGGATGAACCTGGTCAAAGGCATTTTCGGCTTCCTGTTTCTCGCCACGGCGTTGCTGATGTTGCGTCCGGTACTGGACGAATCGTTGTGGGTCGGCCTGAGTGGCGCCTTACTGTTGATCGCGGCCTACAGCGCCTGGAAACAGTCAGAAGGTTTCGGACGCATCGCTCATCTTTTCGGCGCCACCTCGCTGCTGCTGGGGTTGTGGGGCAGCCTGTTGATGATCGGCGCGGCGGGTGGCAGTGATGATCCTTTCAAACCGTTGCAGGTCTTCCGCGCTTCCAACTCGGCTGTCGCTGCCGAACCAACGGGCCACGACGCCTTCACCACCATCAACGACCCCGCCGTGCTGCAACGGGAACTCGACGTGGCGCAAGCTCAGGGTCAGTGGGTGCTGCTGGATTACTATGCGGACTGGTGTGTGTCGTGCAAGGTCATGGAAAAACAGGTGTTCGGCAAAGCCAAGGTGCTCGAAGCCCTCAGCGATGTGCGCTTGCTCCGACTTGACGTCACCGCCGACAATGCCGCCAGCCGCGAACTGCTCGACCGTTACAAAGTGCCGGGGCCGCCGAGCCTGCTGTGGATCGGTGCCGACGGCAACGAGCGCCGTAGCCAGCGCATCATCGGTGAGGTTGATGCCGATACTTTCCTGCAACGCTGGACCACCACCCGAGACGCCCGTTAA
- a CDS encoding response regulator, giving the protein MHVLVCEDDELIASGIVAGLTAQGLTVEHVATASAARAMLKVAEFDVMVLDLGLPDEDGLKLLQQLRHNGLELPVLILTARDSVTDRVNGLQAGADDYLLKPFDLRELAARLHTLLRRVAGRSVNLIEHGALTYDPSSRETTLSGQPVDLSRREQSLLQALLHNRGRVLSTEQLKDSVYGFNDELESNALNVHIHHLRRKLGNGIVETVRGLGYRLGPADGGDQSK; this is encoded by the coding sequence ATGCATGTACTCGTTTGCGAAGACGATGAGCTGATCGCCAGCGGCATTGTCGCCGGCCTGACCGCCCAAGGGCTGACCGTGGAGCACGTCGCCACGGCGTCCGCTGCCCGGGCGATGCTCAAGGTCGCGGAGTTCGACGTGATGGTGCTCGACCTCGGCCTGCCCGATGAAGACGGTCTCAAGCTGTTGCAGCAATTGCGCCACAACGGCCTGGAGCTGCCGGTGCTGATCCTCACGGCCCGGGATTCGGTCACTGACCGCGTTAACGGATTGCAGGCCGGCGCTGACGACTACCTGCTCAAGCCCTTCGATCTGCGTGAACTGGCCGCACGCTTGCACACCCTGTTGCGCCGAGTGGCGGGGCGCAGCGTCAACCTGATCGAACACGGCGCGCTGACTTACGACCCAAGCAGCCGCGAAACCACCCTGTCCGGGCAACCGGTTGACCTGTCGCGTCGCGAACAATCGCTGTTGCAGGCCTTGCTGCATAACCGTGGCCGTGTGCTGTCCACCGAGCAACTCAAGGACAGCGTCTACGGGTTCAACGACGAGTTGGAAAGCAACGCCCTTAACGTTCACATCCATCACCTGCGACGCAAACTCGGTAACGGCATTGTCGAGACCGTGCGCGGTCTGGGCTATCGCCTGGGCCCGGCCGATGGCGGAGATCAATCGAAGTGA
- a CDS encoding ATP-binding protein, whose amino-acid sequence MMSLRLRLSLTLGTAFALIWALAAAWMLSDLRNQMMFSLDQRLVASARMVAGLMEQLPPLPSKGEGTHFSAEQLNIPGGMACQVSSLRGEILARSHSDPGQPLEAEKMGFHDQMIDGAPWRSFTLTRGDLRITTADRQIEREALNMSILLAASVPVGVALLGCLCLLWLGIGQGLAPLNRMRDALMRRSPDSLEPLQVQPLPSELQPLLETQNQLFQRIGKTIERERRLTGDAAHELRSPLTAIKTHLQVARMTDGVARDQSLARAEEGADRLHRTLEQLLLLARVEGSLSFDDGVQCSAEQVARLAIQDTAGGDRQRIKFEVQDKFSHAPVKMPAVLSIAALRNLLDNALRHTPGDGTVELSLQTAGNRARFVVRDHGPGIAEDDLQHLTQRFWRNGQSTGCGLGLAIVQAIVQRCGCTLHFDSRPDGLRVELTMPLQPA is encoded by the coding sequence GTGATGAGTTTGCGTTTGCGCCTGAGCCTGACGCTCGGCACCGCGTTTGCGCTGATCTGGGCGCTGGCGGCGGCCTGGATGCTCAGTGACCTGCGCAATCAAATGATGTTTTCCCTCGACCAGCGTCTGGTGGCGTCGGCGCGGATGGTCGCCGGGTTGATGGAGCAATTGCCGCCGTTACCGAGCAAGGGCGAGGGCACTCATTTCAGCGCCGAACAACTGAACATCCCCGGCGGCATGGCCTGTCAGGTCAGTTCGTTGCGCGGGGAAATCCTCGCCCGTAGCCACAGCGATCCGGGGCAACCCCTGGAGGCTGAGAAAATGGGCTTCCACGATCAGATGATCGACGGCGCACCGTGGCGCAGTTTCACCTTGACCAGGGGCGACTTGCGGATTACCACTGCCGACCGGCAGATTGAGCGTGAGGCCTTGAACATGTCGATCCTGCTCGCGGCCTCGGTGCCGGTCGGCGTCGCGTTGCTCGGTTGCCTGTGCCTGCTCTGGCTAGGCATCGGCCAGGGATTGGCACCGCTCAACCGGATGCGCGATGCCTTGATGCGCCGCAGCCCCGACTCGCTGGAACCCTTGCAGGTCCAGCCGTTGCCCAGTGAATTGCAACCGTTGCTGGAGACGCAGAACCAGCTGTTCCAGCGCATTGGCAAGACCATTGAACGCGAACGCCGCCTGACCGGTGACGCGGCCCATGAGTTGCGCAGCCCGCTGACCGCGATCAAAACCCACCTGCAAGTGGCGCGCATGACGGACGGTGTCGCTCGCGATCAATCCCTGGCTCGGGCCGAGGAGGGCGCCGACCGGTTGCATCGCACCCTTGAGCAATTGCTGCTGCTGGCGCGGGTCGAGGGCAGTCTGTCGTTCGATGACGGCGTGCAATGCAGCGCCGAGCAGGTGGCCAGACTGGCGATCCAGGACACCGCCGGCGGTGATCGCCAGCGCATCAAGTTCGAAGTGCAGGACAAGTTCTCTCACGCGCCGGTGAAAATGCCCGCGGTGCTATCGATCGCCGCGCTGCGCAATTTGCTCGATAACGCCCTGCGCCATACCCCCGGCGACGGAACAGTGGAGCTGAGCCTGCAAACCGCCGGCAATCGTGCGCGCTTCGTGGTGCGCGACCATGGTCCGGGCATTGCCGAGGACGACTTGCAACACCTGACCCAACGTTTCTGGCGCAACGGCCAGAGCACCGGCTGCGGCCTGGGCCTGGCGATTGTCCAGGCCATCGTCCAGCGTTGCGGTTGCACGCTGCATTTCGACAGCCGGCCGGATGGCTTGCGGGTTGAATTGACCATGCCGCTGCAACCGGCCTGA
- a CDS encoding GNAT family N-acetyltransferase — MEASVHTCKGTPADAGIISRIIERSIRVGCALDHRNDPNIVATWTHNKTIEHIQPWLTDPRLYLNIALLQDKPVGVAMAATNGTLAFCYVQPEWFRRGAGQALVQDLEGWLIAQGLRQVRLNSTKTSEAFYRHLGYEPCARTFMVAGLHAIPMHKGLVPPS; from the coding sequence ATGGAAGCATCCGTACACACCTGCAAGGGAACCCCGGCGGACGCCGGAATCATCAGTCGAATTATCGAACGCTCGATCCGCGTCGGCTGCGCGCTCGACCATCGCAACGATCCGAATATCGTTGCCACCTGGACACATAACAAAACCATCGAGCACATCCAGCCTTGGCTGACCGACCCGCGGTTGTACCTGAACATCGCCCTGCTGCAGGACAAACCGGTTGGCGTTGCAATGGCCGCGACCAACGGCACGCTGGCGTTCTGTTACGTCCAGCCGGAATGGTTTCGTCGAGGGGCCGGGCAGGCGCTGGTGCAAGACCTCGAAGGCTGGTTGATTGCTCAAGGCCTGCGCCAGGTACGACTCAACAGCACCAAAACCAGCGAAGCGTTTTATCGACATCTGGGTTACGAGCCATGCGCCCGAACCTTTATGGTCGCGGGGCTGCATGCCATTCCCATGCACAAGGGCCTGGTGCCACCGTCATAG